From Pseudovibrio sp. Tun.PSC04-5.I4, a single genomic window includes:
- a CDS encoding LysR family transcriptional regulator, whose translation MDLLNLLDSFVRVVDSGSLSGGARLRKISQPAMSQQLTMLEAHFEQELVFRTNKGTQPTPAGKLIYEHARLLLLQTTKMYSEIEELSGAEHGALVLSVSQPLGAEVVTPLMFELRKTYPDLAISLRMEDGLVDVIRDGVDLAIRTGDIGFTSGISRRIATIDTCLVASPEYLAKVQIPEDPFDLTPLNYIQYQDGNRVDSLELRRDGKVHSVPVQVGFIAGHPQVMVQALLNGVGYTRMPVFMAQKFLDTGEFVQLLTDCLCEEKPAYLVYPSRDTLSRRTEVFIEALIERMRAVKGIRLAGQRTLAAAQQA comes from the coding sequence ATGGACTTGTTGAATTTGCTGGATAGTTTTGTGCGCGTTGTTGATAGCGGCTCCTTGAGTGGAGGCGCTCGTCTTCGCAAAATTAGTCAGCCAGCAATGAGTCAGCAGTTGACGATGTTGGAGGCGCATTTTGAGCAAGAGCTTGTGTTTCGGACAAATAAAGGCACTCAGCCAACACCTGCAGGCAAGTTGATTTATGAGCATGCTCGCTTGCTGCTTTTGCAAACAACCAAAATGTATTCTGAGATTGAGGAGCTTTCTGGTGCGGAGCATGGCGCTCTTGTTTTGTCCGTCTCTCAGCCATTGGGGGCGGAGGTTGTTACGCCGTTGATGTTTGAGTTGCGCAAAACTTACCCGGATTTGGCGATTTCTCTGCGGATGGAAGACGGCCTTGTTGATGTTATTCGAGATGGTGTGGATCTGGCCATTCGAACAGGAGATATTGGTTTTACCTCCGGCATTTCGCGACGCATAGCGACGATTGATACTTGTTTGGTGGCCAGCCCTGAATACCTCGCGAAGGTGCAAATCCCTGAAGACCCATTTGACCTGACACCTCTCAACTACATCCAGTACCAAGATGGTAATCGTGTTGACTCCCTTGAGCTTCGCCGGGATGGGAAGGTTCATAGTGTTCCTGTGCAGGTGGGTTTTATTGCTGGGCACCCACAAGTGATGGTGCAAGCTCTTCTCAACGGAGTTGGATATACCCGAATGCCGGTCTTTATGGCGCAGAAGTTTCTAGACACTGGCGAGTTTGTGCAGCTGTTGACAGATTGCCTGTGCGAGGAAAAACCAGCCTATCTGGTCTATCCATCTCGGGACACATTGAGCCGGCGCACCGAAGTATTTATTGAAGCTTTGATCGAGCGAATGCGTGCCGTGAAAGGTATTCGGCTTGCTGGGCAACGCACATTGGCTGCTGCGCAACAAGCCTGA
- a CDS encoding protein meaA yields MSTGSPKGAIKDRPWMFRTYAGHSNATDSNRLYRTNLAKGQTGLSVAFDLPTQTGYDPDHQLSRGEVGKVGVPVSHLGDMRALFEEIPLERMNTSMTINATAPWLLALYIAAADEQGADRTLLAGTTQNDLIKEYLSRGTYVFPPAPSMRLTTDVIAWTYTNMPKWNPMNVCSYHLQEAGATPVQELSFALATAIAILDNVKASGVISESDFPRLVGRISFFVNAGMRFITEMCKMRAFTELWDEICRERYGVEEERFRRFRYGVQVNSLGLTEQQPENNVYRILTEMLAVVLSKNARARAVQLPAWNEALGLPRPFDQQWSLRMQQIMAYETDLLEYADIFDGSKEIEAKVESLKAQAREELARVEEMGGAVAAVESSYMKQKLVESNSKRLSAIEDGEQIVVGVNKWTETEPSPLASDEDGGILTVPEHVEEEAIQRIQAWRAQRDENAVQAALQELRAAASSNTNVMEASITAAKAGATTGEWGTALREVFGEYRAPTGVGKATQDDNGNLSEVQESVTKLSNRLGRRLKFLVGKPGLDGHSNGAEQIAVRARDCGMEVVYEGIRLTPAQIVNAALEEGVHVIGLSILSGSHLALVHDVLAKMRECGVEDIPLILGGIIPIEDAQALKKAGVAAVYTPKDFHLTDIMSDIVRIVDERADELI; encoded by the coding sequence ATGAGTACCGGCTCACCTAAAGGAGCAATTAAGGATCGTCCCTGGATGTTCCGGACCTATGCAGGTCACTCTAACGCAACTGACAGCAACCGGCTCTACCGTACGAACCTTGCAAAAGGTCAGACAGGCCTTTCCGTTGCCTTCGATCTACCCACCCAAACAGGCTACGATCCAGATCATCAGTTGTCTCGCGGCGAGGTCGGCAAAGTAGGCGTACCGGTTTCTCATTTGGGAGACATGCGCGCCTTGTTTGAGGAAATCCCGCTTGAGCGCATGAACACCTCCATGACGATCAATGCGACCGCTCCATGGTTGCTGGCTCTTTATATTGCCGCAGCAGACGAGCAAGGCGCAGACCGCACATTGCTTGCTGGAACCACCCAGAATGACTTAATCAAAGAATACCTCTCCCGAGGCACCTACGTTTTCCCGCCAGCACCATCTATGCGGCTAACAACAGACGTGATTGCGTGGACCTACACGAACATGCCCAAGTGGAATCCAATGAACGTGTGCTCCTATCATTTACAAGAGGCCGGGGCGACACCGGTGCAGGAACTCTCGTTCGCTCTGGCAACTGCGATTGCAATTTTGGACAACGTAAAGGCCTCCGGTGTTATTTCCGAAAGCGACTTCCCACGCCTCGTTGGCCGCATTTCTTTCTTTGTGAACGCTGGAATGCGTTTCATCACTGAGATGTGCAAAATGCGCGCGTTTACAGAACTTTGGGATGAAATTTGCCGCGAGCGATACGGCGTGGAAGAGGAACGGTTCCGGCGATTCCGCTATGGCGTTCAGGTCAACTCTTTAGGGTTGACTGAACAGCAGCCGGAAAATAACGTTTATCGGATTCTGACAGAGATGCTGGCAGTGGTTCTTTCCAAAAATGCCCGCGCCCGCGCTGTGCAGTTGCCAGCATGGAACGAAGCATTAGGCCTACCGCGCCCATTTGACCAGCAATGGTCCCTCCGTATGCAGCAAATCATGGCCTATGAAACTGACTTGTTGGAATATGCCGATATCTTCGATGGCTCCAAGGAAATTGAAGCCAAGGTCGAAAGCCTCAAAGCACAAGCACGAGAAGAACTTGCTCGCGTAGAAGAAATGGGCGGCGCAGTTGCTGCCGTTGAATCCAGCTACATGAAGCAAAAACTCGTGGAATCCAATTCCAAGCGCCTCTCTGCTATTGAAGATGGCGAGCAAATCGTTGTTGGCGTCAATAAATGGACGGAAACAGAACCATCCCCACTCGCATCTGATGAAGATGGCGGCATCCTCACAGTGCCCGAGCATGTGGAAGAAGAAGCAATCCAACGCATTCAGGCATGGCGCGCCCAGCGAGACGAAAACGCGGTCCAAGCCGCACTGCAAGAACTTCGCGCCGCCGCATCTTCAAACACCAACGTTATGGAAGCTTCCATCACTGCAGCAAAAGCAGGCGCAACCACAGGCGAATGGGGAACAGCCCTCAGAGAAGTTTTTGGCGAATATCGCGCGCCAACCGGTGTTGGCAAAGCTACTCAGGATGATAACGGCAATCTTTCTGAAGTTCAGGAAAGCGTCACCAAACTCTCGAATCGACTGGGTCGTCGCCTCAAGTTCCTCGTTGGCAAGCCAGGCCTAGACGGACATTCAAACGGTGCAGAGCAAATTGCAGTTCGTGCCCGTGATTGCGGTATGGAAGTCGTTTACGAGGGCATCCGCCTAACACCAGCGCAGATCGTCAACGCTGCACTGGAAGAAGGCGTACATGTCATAGGTCTTTCCATCCTATCCGGCTCTCATCTGGCGCTGGTGCACGATGTACTGGCGAAAATGAGAGAATGCGGCGTTGAGGATATACCATTAATCCTTGGAGGGATTATCCCGATTGAGGACGCCCAAGCACTCAAAAAAGCTGGAGTTGCTGCGGTCTACACCCCGAAAGATTTCCACCTAACCGATATCATGTCAGATATTGTCCGCATCGTTGATGAACGTGCAGACGAGTTAATCTAA
- the ccrA gene encoding crotonyl-CoA carboxylase/reductase: MSSVARVVEAGSEGEPELKDLYEIGEIPPLGHVPKNMYAWAIRQDRHGSPDTAMVKEVVPTWKLDSHEVLILVMAAGVNYNGVWAALGEPISVIDVHKHPFHIAGSDAAGIVWAVGSKVTRWKVGDEVVVHCNQDDGDDEECNGGDPMFSSSQRIWGYETPDGSFAQFARVQSQQLMPRPKHLTWEESACYTLTLATAYRMLFGHAPHDLKPGQNVLVWGASGGLGVFGVQLIAAAGANAIGVISDESKREYVMSLGAKAVINRKEFDCWGQLPKVNSPEYDKWTKEARKFGKAIWNVTGKGNDVDMVFEHPGEATFPVSTLVAKRGGMVVFCAGTSGFNLTMDARYVWMRQKRIQGSHFAHLKQASEANKFVIDRRIDPCMSEVFSWDQIPQAHVKMWKNQHAPGNMAVLVCSPKTGLRSLDDVIEAAEK; the protein is encoded by the coding sequence ATGAGTTCTGTAGCACGGGTTGTCGAAGCTGGGTCAGAGGGAGAGCCAGAGTTGAAGGACCTTTACGAGATCGGAGAAATTCCGCCACTCGGTCATGTTCCAAAAAATATGTACGCATGGGCTATTCGGCAAGATCGCCATGGTTCTCCAGACACGGCTATGGTCAAAGAGGTTGTGCCGACTTGGAAACTCGACAGTCATGAAGTTCTTATTTTGGTGATGGCTGCTGGCGTGAACTATAACGGCGTTTGGGCCGCTCTTGGTGAGCCTATTTCTGTTATCGACGTTCACAAACACCCATTCCACATTGCTGGGTCTGATGCTGCGGGTATCGTTTGGGCTGTTGGCTCCAAAGTTACACGCTGGAAAGTTGGCGATGAAGTTGTCGTTCACTGTAATCAAGATGATGGCGACGATGAAGAATGTAATGGCGGCGATCCGATGTTCTCAAGTTCCCAGCGAATTTGGGGGTATGAGACGCCAGATGGATCTTTTGCTCAGTTTGCCCGTGTGCAATCGCAGCAGTTGATGCCACGCCCTAAACACCTGACATGGGAAGAGAGCGCTTGTTACACGCTTACACTGGCAACAGCTTATCGTATGCTGTTTGGTCATGCGCCGCATGATCTTAAGCCGGGTCAGAATGTTCTTGTCTGGGGCGCTTCTGGTGGTCTTGGTGTGTTTGGTGTTCAATTGATTGCCGCAGCTGGAGCAAATGCGATTGGCGTAATATCCGATGAAAGCAAACGAGAATACGTGATGTCGCTTGGTGCGAAGGCTGTCATCAATCGAAAGGAATTTGATTGCTGGGGGCAATTGCCGAAGGTGAACTCCCCTGAATACGACAAGTGGACCAAGGAAGCGCGAAAGTTCGGTAAAGCGATCTGGAACGTTACTGGCAAGGGGAACGACGTAGATATGGTGTTTGAGCATCCGGGTGAAGCAACGTTCCCTGTATCGACGTTGGTGGCGAAGCGTGGTGGCATGGTCGTGTTCTGTGCAGGTACGTCTGGCTTTAACCTGACTATGGATGCTCGTTATGTCTGGATGCGCCAGAAACGTATCCAGGGTTCGCACTTTGCGCATTTGAAGCAAGCGAGTGAAGCGAACAAGTTTGTGATCGACCGTCGGATTGATCCGTGCATGAGTGAGGTCTTTTCATGGGACCAGATCCCACAGGCACATGTGAAAATGTGGAAGAACCAACATGCACCCGGTAATATGGCCGTTCTTGTATGCTCTCCCAAGACTGGCTTACGGTCTTTAGATGATGTGATTGAAGCCGCGGAAAAATAA
- a CDS encoding ABC transporter substrate-binding protein, with product MLNFKFALAACAIALPFAVSAAEAADPVCEVDRPIVFAGLDWDSNAFHTSVAQFIAEKGYGCETDVIPGSTIPLMNGMGRGDIDVTMEIWPDNVTEALAEGLAKKQYVDLGVNFPDATQAWFIPKYLVEGDDAPAKGLKSVSDLPKYKDVFSDPEEPEKGRFYNCIAGWGCEVVNSKKLHAYGLLDTYVNFRPGTGSALAAVIESNIRRKKPIVFYYWGPTWVMGKIADDLIQLEEPAYNKEIWDKMAAEDDPSKVTEAVAYPLSAAYVYASTEFYNAAPMFVEFLKSYETTAKDVSNALAFMQDTDGTTDDAAVEFLKTNEEIWTNWVPADVAERVKAAL from the coding sequence GTGCTGAATTTTAAATTTGCTCTTGCTGCATGCGCTATTGCTCTACCTTTTGCTGTTTCCGCAGCAGAAGCTGCGGATCCTGTTTGTGAAGTTGATCGTCCTATCGTGTTCGCTGGCTTGGACTGGGATTCCAACGCATTTCATACGTCAGTGGCTCAGTTCATCGCTGAAAAAGGCTATGGTTGTGAGACTGATGTAATTCCAGGCTCCACTATTCCGCTTATGAACGGCATGGGACGTGGTGATATTGATGTGACCATGGAAATCTGGCCAGACAACGTTACTGAAGCTCTTGCTGAAGGCTTGGCTAAGAAGCAGTATGTTGACCTTGGTGTGAACTTTCCAGATGCGACGCAAGCCTGGTTCATTCCAAAGTATTTGGTTGAAGGTGATGACGCACCTGCGAAAGGTTTGAAGTCTGTTTCTGACTTACCGAAGTACAAAGACGTGTTTTCTGATCCGGAAGAGCCAGAGAAGGGCCGCTTCTACAACTGTATCGCTGGTTGGGGCTGTGAAGTTGTCAATTCCAAAAAACTTCATGCTTACGGGCTGCTTGATACGTACGTGAACTTCCGTCCAGGTACTGGCTCTGCGCTTGCTGCTGTGATTGAATCCAATATTCGTCGTAAGAAGCCGATTGTATTTTACTACTGGGGCCCAACTTGGGTGATGGGTAAAATTGCGGATGATCTGATTCAGCTGGAAGAGCCTGCTTACAACAAAGAAATCTGGGACAAGATGGCGGCTGAAGATGATCCATCTAAGGTGACTGAAGCTGTTGCATATCCGCTTTCTGCAGCATATGTCTATGCCAGCACAGAGTTCTACAACGCAGCGCCGATGTTTGTTGAGTTCCTGAAGTCTTATGAGACCACCGCCAAGGACGTCTCCAATGCTCTTGCATTTATGCAGGACACTGACGGAACCACAGATGATGCAGCTGTTGAGTTTTTGAAAACAAACGAAGAAATCTGGACCAACTGGGTTCCTGCTGATGTTGCTGAACGTGTGAAAGCCGCTCTGTAA
- a CDS encoding proline/glycine betaine ABC transporter permease, which translates to MAFDVFPDFGKPIRTSTNELVDFLVVNYGDGFEAFSNSILFLLVRLERVLRGADPIVILICIGLITYAASRRWGLSLVMMGAMWFIGALGLWEKSMQTVAILLVAVLISVVIGVPLGVVSARSNRVRALLNPVLDLMQTIPSFVYLIPAAMLFGLGKVPAILATVIYAAPPLIRLTDLGIRYVDEEVVEASRAFGATRWQILKSVQIPLALPSIMQGLNQTMMMALAMVVIASMIGARGVGETVLLGLQRNDAGQGLLGGLAIVALAVVFDRITQSAGQRMQAHRKVTG; encoded by the coding sequence ATGGCTTTCGACGTGTTTCCCGACTTTGGGAAACCTATCCGAACATCTACGAATGAGCTGGTTGATTTTCTCGTCGTGAACTACGGCGATGGATTTGAAGCCTTTTCCAATTCAATACTGTTTTTACTGGTGCGGCTAGAACGAGTTCTCCGAGGCGCTGACCCTATCGTTATTCTGATCTGCATTGGTCTGATTACCTATGCTGCAAGCCGCCGTTGGGGGCTTAGCTTGGTGATGATGGGCGCAATGTGGTTTATCGGCGCATTGGGTCTTTGGGAAAAATCGATGCAAACCGTGGCGATTTTGCTGGTTGCTGTGTTGATCTCAGTTGTTATTGGTGTACCGCTAGGGGTTGTTTCTGCGCGTTCTAATCGGGTTAGAGCTTTGCTCAATCCGGTATTGGATTTGATGCAGACCATTCCGAGCTTTGTTTACCTCATCCCTGCAGCGATGCTGTTTGGGTTGGGCAAGGTTCCGGCAATCCTGGCGACTGTTATTTACGCTGCACCACCTCTTATTCGTCTGACGGATCTTGGCATTCGGTATGTCGATGAAGAGGTTGTTGAAGCGAGCCGGGCATTTGGCGCGACGCGTTGGCAGATCCTGAAGAGTGTTCAGATTCCGCTTGCGCTCCCTTCCATCATGCAGGGCCTTAACCAGACTATGATGATGGCCTTGGCTATGGTCGTGATTGCGTCCATGATTGGTGCGCGCGGCGTGGGTGAAACTGTTTTGCTTGGATTGCAACGCAATGATGCAGGACAAGGTTTGCTCGGCGGATTGGCGATTGTTGCTCTTGCTGTGGTGTTTGACCGTATCACGCAGTCAGCTGGACAACGGATGCAAGCGCATCGCAAGGTAACAGGGTGA
- a CDS encoding glycine betaine/L-proline ABC transporter ATP-binding protein, which produces MALIEVKNITKIFGRAPHKELAKVKNGMGKDQLLAETNHTLGLHDVSLSIEKGEIFVIMGLSGSGKSTLIRHFNRLIDPTDGQILVDGEDVIGLSEKELETFRRNRMSMVFQRFGLMPHRTVVQNVAYGLEVQGIVKADREKTAREWIDTVGLSGFENQYPSQLSGGMQQRVGLARALATDADILLMDEAFSALDPLIRSQMQDQLVELQEKLHKTIVFITHDLDEALRIGDKIAILKDGVLSQVGTPSEILLEPADDYVRAFVRDVNRARVLTVDTVMQPPALRITHDNMEKALADMRRHDEDFGYVVENKEYRGVVSQESLAEEVAKPGDSPSLYAFADDSSAVELECTLEAALPTTLEADYPVAVVDEDGHFKGILNPEEMGSVLTPPEENFDMGSKETVEDDEKVERPFLKEAS; this is translated from the coding sequence ATGGCACTGATCGAAGTAAAAAACATAACCAAAATTTTTGGTCGCGCGCCCCATAAAGAGCTGGCTAAAGTCAAAAATGGTATGGGTAAAGATCAGCTGCTTGCTGAGACCAACCATACTCTTGGTCTACACGATGTTTCGCTTTCTATCGAGAAGGGCGAGATCTTCGTGATCATGGGGCTTTCCGGCTCTGGTAAGTCCACGCTCATTCGCCACTTTAACCGGCTTATTGACCCGACTGATGGGCAAATTCTGGTTGATGGCGAAGATGTTATAGGCCTTTCCGAAAAGGAACTGGAAACCTTCCGCCGTAACCGTATGTCTATGGTGTTCCAGCGCTTTGGCCTGATGCCGCATCGTACTGTTGTACAAAATGTAGCATATGGTCTTGAAGTTCAGGGCATTGTGAAAGCGGACCGTGAAAAGACGGCTCGTGAGTGGATTGATACTGTGGGACTTTCTGGTTTTGAAAACCAGTACCCTAGCCAGCTTTCCGGCGGTATGCAGCAACGTGTTGGTCTTGCTCGCGCGCTTGCAACAGATGCTGATATTCTGCTGATGGATGAAGCTTTCTCCGCGCTTGACCCGTTGATCCGGTCTCAGATGCAGGATCAGTTGGTTGAGCTGCAAGAGAAGCTGCACAAAACGATCGTGTTCATTACGCATGATTTGGATGAAGCTTTGCGCATTGGCGACAAAATCGCGATCCTCAAGGATGGTGTGCTGTCGCAGGTGGGTACGCCTTCTGAGATCCTGCTTGAACCAGCTGATGATTATGTGCGGGCGTTTGTACGCGATGTGAACCGTGCACGTGTTTTGACCGTTGATACTGTTATGCAACCACCTGCCTTGCGTATTACCCATGACAATATGGAGAAAGCGCTGGCCGATATGCGTCGCCATGATGAAGATTTTGGCTATGTGGTTGAGAATAAAGAGTACCGCGGTGTTGTTTCGCAGGAATCTCTTGCTGAGGAAGTTGCTAAACCTGGTGATAGTCCTTCGCTTTACGCATTCGCTGATGACAGCAGTGCTGTAGAGCTGGAATGCACACTGGAAGCAGCTCTGCCAACGACACTCGAGGCGGACTATCCTGTTGCTGTGGTAGATGAAGACGGGCATTTTAAAGGGATCTTGAACCCTGAAGAGATGGGTAGTGTTCTGACACCTCCAGAGGAAAACTTCGACATGGGTTCCAAGGAGACTGTTGAGGATGATGAAAAGGTTGAACGGCCTTTTTTGAAGGAAGCCTCTTAA
- a CDS encoding CAP domain-containing protein, whose product MSVSSRVRATPLVVLGFALFGCVSSPETPSYYQNLESSSAQVNAGVAAAMISSYRAQKGLSTVQVDPALTRIAQLQADGMAQAEDVNAARKGGLRLSVLTKDAGQGDIHAVNNVSAGYRRWAEAFSGWRDSKKHNVVMLDPKATRIGIATAYAPKSKYKVFWSLVVAEPK is encoded by the coding sequence ATGAGTGTTTCAAGCCGGGTGCGAGCAACGCCCCTTGTTGTTCTTGGATTTGCCCTTTTCGGGTGTGTTTCCTCACCTGAAACTCCCAGCTACTATCAGAACTTAGAGAGTTCCTCTGCGCAGGTTAATGCTGGTGTGGCTGCTGCCATGATCTCCAGCTATCGTGCGCAAAAGGGCCTGTCAACTGTTCAGGTTGATCCTGCCTTGACGCGTATTGCACAGCTTCAGGCTGACGGAATGGCACAGGCTGAGGATGTTAATGCAGCTCGAAAGGGTGGCTTGAGGTTGTCCGTGTTGACGAAAGATGCAGGGCAGGGTGACATTCATGCCGTCAATAATGTAAGCGCGGGCTATCGCAGATGGGCGGAAGCCTTTTCTGGCTGGCGCGATTCCAAAAAGCATAATGTGGTGATGTTGGATCCGAAAGCGACCCGTATAGGGATTGCGACTGCGTATGCGCCGAAGTCAAAATATAAGGTTTTCTGGAGCCTTGTGGTGGCTGAGCCTAAATAA
- a CDS encoding AMP-binding protein, with product MLPSLNSYEELRTAFRWNLPETYNIALDACDNWAMIEPERTALLHVLPSGTVEEWSYSQLKSGSNRLANALRALGIAVRNRVALLLPQAPETAISHLAVYKLGAIAVPLAALFGPEALRYRLTNAGAKVVITNQAGLEKLCCIRDDLPFLEHIICVDGEGADALSYQKLLQQGSDQFEPVRTSPDDPALMIYTSGTTGQPKGALLGHRVLLGHLPGIQMAHEFLPQAGDLFWTPADWAWAGGLLNALLPSLKFGVPVVTARIDKFDPEGAFELMARHGVRNAFIPPTALKMMRSVDHRPYLEKLKLRSICSAGEALGREAFAWCSEALGVVPNEMYGQTECNLVLGSGKGIGVSRAGAIGKPVPGHDVAVIRPDGSICEREEQGEIAVRRGTPVMFLGYWERPDADTGKFLGDWMLTGDQGVVDADGYFHFGGRNDDVITSAGYRIGPTEIEDCLITHEAVGLAAVVGKPDLIRTEIVKAYVVLNDGYEPSEELVNDIRQYVRTSLSAHEYPKEIEFISEMPLTTSGKVIRRILRSKAQEEVALVEG from the coding sequence GTGCTGCCATCACTGAATTCATATGAGGAATTGCGAACAGCATTCCGCTGGAATCTCCCTGAGACCTACAATATTGCATTAGACGCTTGCGATAATTGGGCGATGATTGAGCCTGAGCGCACAGCGTTGCTTCATGTCCTTCCGAGCGGCACGGTGGAAGAATGGAGTTATAGTCAGCTGAAGAGTGGGTCAAACCGTTTGGCGAATGCCTTGCGTGCTCTTGGAATTGCTGTGCGAAATCGAGTGGCTCTGCTGCTTCCTCAAGCTCCAGAGACTGCAATTTCTCACTTGGCCGTTTATAAACTGGGCGCGATTGCTGTTCCTTTGGCAGCTTTGTTCGGGCCAGAAGCGCTGCGATATCGTTTGACAAATGCCGGCGCAAAGGTGGTGATCACCAATCAGGCTGGATTGGAAAAGCTTTGCTGTATTCGTGACGACCTGCCGTTTCTGGAGCACATCATTTGTGTGGATGGGGAAGGGGCAGATGCGCTCAGCTATCAAAAGCTGCTGCAACAAGGTTCAGATCAGTTTGAGCCTGTTCGCACGTCTCCTGATGATCCTGCCTTGATGATTTACACCTCTGGAACCACGGGACAACCCAAAGGGGCTTTGTTGGGGCACCGTGTTCTGCTTGGGCATTTGCCTGGGATTCAGATGGCGCATGAATTTTTGCCTCAAGCGGGGGACTTATTCTGGACGCCTGCTGATTGGGCGTGGGCGGGGGGCTTGCTGAATGCTTTGTTGCCGTCGCTCAAGTTCGGTGTTCCCGTTGTGACGGCTCGCATTGATAAGTTTGACCCTGAAGGCGCTTTTGAGCTGATGGCGCGGCATGGGGTGCGGAACGCGTTTATTCCGCCGACAGCCTTAAAGATGATGCGCAGTGTTGATCATCGACCATATTTGGAGAAGCTTAAGCTGCGCTCGATCTGTTCTGCTGGGGAAGCACTGGGACGAGAGGCATTTGCGTGGTGTTCTGAAGCGCTTGGTGTTGTTCCCAATGAGATGTACGGCCAGACAGAATGCAATCTGGTGCTTGGCTCAGGTAAGGGGATTGGCGTTTCCAGAGCGGGTGCCATTGGTAAGCCTGTGCCGGGGCACGATGTTGCGGTGATCCGCCCCGATGGTTCTATTTGTGAGCGGGAAGAGCAGGGGGAGATTGCTGTTCGCCGTGGGACGCCGGTTATGTTCCTTGGTTATTGGGAACGGCCAGATGCGGATACGGGCAAGTTCCTTGGTGACTGGATGTTGACGGGGGATCAGGGTGTTGTTGATGCTGACGGCTATTTTCACTTCGGCGGTCGCAATGATGATGTGATCACCTCCGCAGGATATCGTATCGGCCCTACTGAAATTGAGGATTGCCTGATTACCCATGAGGCGGTTGGCCTTGCTGCTGTTGTGGGCAAACCAGACCTTATTCGCACCGAGATTGTGAAGGCCTATGTGGTTTTGAACGATGGGTATGAGCCGAGTGAGGAGCTGGTGAACGATATCCGCCAGTATGTGCGCACGAGCTTGTCTGCGCACGAATATCCGAAGGAGATTGAGTTTATCTCCGAGATGCCTCTAACAACCAGCGGGAAAGTTATTCGACGAATTTTGCGTAGCAAAGCGCAGGAAGAAGTCGCGTTGGTTGAAGGTTGA
- a CDS encoding GNAT family N-acetyltransferase: MKQDSTTIKLFTPGKDETGDHLWQQLSQQALEPNPFFSRSFVTAFNTHKAGGSLRVLLALDPSSTKALAALPIMMVRRGLLFKLPSALAGDYGPLGTLLVSEDANPTTLNTLLEAACNLSFAKTLLLPFHGTDGPVYQRLQNALTTHSWIQQIASTEDRAFQQAGTEGQAEFDTLKKRSSWKGAFKNQRRLEKQGAFTFSMLEDPADIAKGLEAFLQLEAAGWKGKQSSALLSREPDAAFTRELVLKQGQAGNIRIGQLKLDSKLIATNVLLREQGRIFGWKTTFDESLAKFSPGQLLIYYTTQELLEDPEFTGADSLSTPDNQMANRTWTSRFPYTTLLIGKGPMARLAIWEAETVSHAKLGLKSKVKKLLGRK; the protein is encoded by the coding sequence ATGAAGCAGGATAGCACCACAATCAAGCTGTTTACGCCCGGCAAAGACGAAACTGGAGACCATTTATGGCAGCAGCTATCTCAGCAAGCGCTTGAGCCCAACCCCTTCTTTTCCCGCAGCTTCGTAACCGCCTTCAACACCCACAAAGCAGGCGGCTCCCTGCGCGTTCTTCTGGCTCTGGATCCATCCAGCACCAAAGCCCTCGCCGCCTTACCTATCATGATGGTTCGCCGCGGCCTGCTCTTCAAACTACCAAGTGCACTGGCAGGAGACTACGGTCCACTTGGCACGTTGTTGGTGTCAGAGGACGCAAATCCGACCACGCTCAACACTTTGCTGGAAGCTGCTTGTAACCTGAGCTTTGCCAAAACACTGCTGTTACCTTTCCACGGAACAGACGGCCCAGTGTATCAACGCCTACAAAACGCCTTAACAACTCATAGCTGGATACAGCAGATTGCATCCACAGAAGACCGTGCGTTCCAACAGGCAGGCACAGAGGGACAAGCAGAGTTTGACACTTTAAAAAAACGCTCCTCGTGGAAAGGCGCTTTTAAGAACCAACGCAGGTTGGAAAAACAAGGCGCCTTCACCTTTTCGATGCTGGAAGATCCCGCGGATATCGCAAAAGGACTGGAAGCATTTTTGCAATTGGAAGCGGCAGGCTGGAAAGGCAAACAGAGCTCGGCACTTCTTTCCAGAGAGCCGGATGCAGCCTTCACCCGGGAATTGGTTCTAAAACAGGGACAAGCGGGCAACATTCGCATTGGTCAGCTAAAGCTGGATAGTAAACTCATCGCAACCAATGTGCTTCTCCGTGAACAAGGTCGCATCTTTGGCTGGAAAACAACATTTGACGAAAGCCTCGCTAAGTTTTCTCCCGGCCAGCTTTTGATCTACTACACCACCCAAGAGCTACTTGAAGATCCTGAATTCACAGGCGCAGATTCGCTTTCAACACCAGACAACCAGATGGCAAATAGAACCTGGACGTCGCGGTTCCCATATACCACCCTGCTCATCGGTAAAGGGCCAATGGCACGCCTCGCAATATGGGAAGCAGAAACCGTCTCTCACGCGAAGCTGGGTTTGAAGAGCAAAGTCAAAAAGCTATTGGGCCGCAAATAA